The following coding sequences lie in one Syngnathus scovelli strain Florida chromosome 1, RoL_Ssco_1.2, whole genome shotgun sequence genomic window:
- the mfap3l gene encoding microfibrillar-associated protein 3-like, translating to MLRAAGLNLVLVVCLVAFHTAAPSGDGSGTDVTDGADGSVPAALAATSQLIAREGSCVLIDCNVTGEPFPSIKWFNSHGDLIHADAGGGGKWWLLENGVLNISAIEFADRGKYTCVASNAHGASNCTVTLRVVLATGDMGVYYMVVCLVTFTIIMVLNVTRLCMMSSHLKKTEKAINEFFRTEGAEKLQKAFEIAKRIPIITSTKTVELAKVTQFKTMELARYIEELARSIPLPPLIMNCRTFMEEILEVVGVEEMRHTFLRQGPEGRRPTDGGGPIDALGLMRERQRQRGRQLERSPSPAADSRNSTVREQPQQRIAIQVSVHPPLEPPPAAPLQEHPQGSPGECPAGPPPPPCRVFYESHV from the exons ATGTTGCGGGCCGCTGGACTGAACCTTGTGCTTGTTGTGTGCCTTGTGGCTTTCCACACTGCCGCCCCGTCGGGAGACGGAAGCGGCACGGACGTGACGGATGGCGCAGATGGGTCCGTCCCGGCCGCGCTGGCCGCCACGAGCCAGCTGATCGCCCGCGAGGGAAGCTGCGTGCTGATCGACTGCAACGTCACCGGCGAGCCCTTCCCCAGCATCAAGTGGTTCAACTCGCACGGCGACCTCATCCACGCCGACGCTGGTGGCG GTGGCAAGTGGTGGCTGTTGGAGAATGGCGTCCTCAACATCAGCGCCATTGAATTCGCCGACCGCGGCAAGTACACGTGCGTGGCGTCCAACGCGCACGGCGCCTCCAACTGCACGGTGACGCTGCGCGTGGTCTTAGCCACAGGCGACATGGGCGTCTACTACATGGTGGTGTGCCTGGTGACCTTCACCATCATCATGGTGCTCAACGTCACGCGCCTGTGCATGATGAGCAGCCACCTCAAGAAGACGGAGAAAGCCATCAACGAGTTCTTCCGCACCGAGGGCGCGGAGAAGCTGCAGAAGGCCTTTGAGATCGCCAAGCGCATCCCCATCATCACATCCACCAAGACGGTGGAGCTGGCCAAGGTGACGCAGTTCAAGACCATGGAGCTGGCGCGCTACATCGAGGAGCTGGCGCGCAGCATCCCGCTGCCGCCGCTCATCATGAACTGCCGCACTTTCATGGAGGAGATCCTGGAGGTGGTGGGCGTGGAAGAGATGAGGCACACGTTCCTCAGGCAGGGCCCCGAGGGCCGGCGCCCCACCGACGGCGGCGGCCCCATAGACGCGCTCGGTCTCATGCGCGAGCGGCAGCGACAGCGGGGCCGGCAGCTGGAGCGCAGCCCGTCGCCCGCCGCAGACTCGCGTAACTCCACGGTCCGGGAGCAGCCGCAGCAGCGCATCGCCATCCAGGTGTCGGTGCACCCGCCGTTGGAACCGCCGCCCGCCGCGCCCCTCCAAGAGCACCCCCAAGGGAGCCCCGGCGAGTGTCCCgccgggccgccgccgccgccctgcCGGGTTTTCTACGAGAGTCACGTGTGA